The genome window CAAGAAAGAAGCTCCCACTTCAAAAGCTGAAAGCTTTAAGTGGGAGAGGTTCACTAAGTTAAATTAGTGTAAAGAGTTTTTTACATTGATTTAACTTATTTTTTATTTTAAATTAACAGAGACAAATTAAAATAATATTGAAAAATATAATAATTATAGAGAGGCAAAAAAATGGAAGAAAAAAAATTGTATTTATTTGATTTAGATGGAACATTAATATTAGGAAATGAAGTTATTGATGGTGCAAGAGAAGTTATAAGTAAAATTAGAAGTTTAGGAAAAGAACTGCTTATTTTTACTAATAACTCTTCTAGAAGTAGAATGCAATATGTAGAAAAATTAGCAAAGATGGGAATAAATGTTACAGAAGAGGAGATAATAACTGCAGGATATATAACTGGAAAATATCTATTAAAAAATAATAAAAGAGTTATATATGTATTAGGAACTGAAAAGTTTAAAGAGATGTTAGAAGAGATGGGGTTAATAGTAATTCGTGAACCAGAGTTAAAAGATGGAAAGTATAATGTAGATGCAGTAGTTGTGGGATTAGATAGTGAATTAAATTATGAAAAAATAAAAACAGTATGTAAGTTATTACAAGACCCAGAGATGACATATATAGGAGCAAATCCAGATATGGTTTATCCTGTAGAAAATGGTTTATTTTATCCAGATTGTGGAAGTATAGCTAAAATGATCTCTTATTCAACAAAAAGAGTTCCTAAATTTTTAGGAAAACCTTATCATGAGATTTTTGATTATTGTTTAGAAAAAAAAGGAGTATCAAAAGATGAAGTTGTAATTGTAGGAGATAGATTGTATACTGATATAGCTTGTGGACAAGAAAATGGGTGTGATACAGTGTTAGTGCTTACAGGAGAAGCAAAAAGAGAGGATTTAATAAATAGTGAATATCAACCTACAATAGTTTTGGATAGTATAAAGGATTTAAAATTATAGAAAGTTATTATGAAGTTTTAATATAAAAATTAAAGATAAAAAAGAAGAAAATTTTACTGTAATAAATTTAAAGTAGA of uncultured Fusobacterium sp. contains these proteins:
- a CDS encoding HAD-IIA family hydrolase; translation: MEEKKLYLFDLDGTLILGNEVIDGAREVISKIRSLGKELLIFTNNSSRSRMQYVEKLAKMGINVTEEEIITAGYITGKYLLKNNKRVIYVLGTEKFKEMLEEMGLIVIREPELKDGKYNVDAVVVGLDSELNYEKIKTVCKLLQDPEMTYIGANPDMVYPVENGLFYPDCGSIAKMISYSTKRVPKFLGKPYHEIFDYCLEKKGVSKDEVVIVGDRLYTDIACGQENGCDTVLVLTGEAKREDLINSEYQPTIVLDSIKDLKL